Part of the Antechinus flavipes isolate AdamAnt ecotype Samford, QLD, Australia chromosome 2, AdamAnt_v2, whole genome shotgun sequence genome is shown below.
caaggAGCCACGAGTCCCGTTTCTAGTAAAGCAGAGACTGCCCGCAGGTGGAAGCCCGGTGGGTAACGTCCACAAGGGCGCCAGGAGCGCCTTTTTTCTCTGCTAAACAAGCCAGGCCGCAGAAAAGAGCTACATCGAGAGACTCTTACTGACCTGAGGCTGCAGTGGGAGCCTTCGGGCTAAAGAAGTCACTGAAGCGAGAAGAAGACGGATTGGAGGCCTCCCAAACAAGAGAGATCTATTAGAAACAGCCTCTGTGCCCTGGAGCCTGGGGGCCTTGTTTTCCCTTGTTCGGGTATTTTTAAACCACAGTCGTGGCCAAAGAGGGTCTGCCGGGTTAGGCCGGGTCACACTCTCACGTGGGAGGGAAAGCAGCCGGTTTGTGTCTCCCCCGCGCAAACCTTCGGGGCTTTTATCCTAAAACATCCCGcaaacaccccccccccaccgCCCCCAGATCGGGACTTCGGGGCAAGGTTCTCGGGAATTAAATGAAGACTGGTCACAAAAGGGAAGGAGACCTGGGACTGGTcacaaaagggaaggagagagacctGGGACTGGTCACAAAAGGGAAGGAGACCTGGGACTGGTcacaaaagggaaggagagagacctGGGACTGGTCACAAAAGGGAAGGAGACCTGGGACTGGTcacaaaagggaaggagagagacctGGGACTGGTCACAAAAGGGAAGGAGACCTGGGACTGGTCACAAAAGGGAAGGAGACCTGGACTGGTCACAAAAGGGAAGGAGACTGGGACTGGTCACAAAAGGGAAGGAGACCTGGGACTGGTCACAAAAGGGAAGGAGACCTGGGACTGGTCACAAAAGGGAAGGAGACCTGGGACTGGTcacaaaagggaaggagagagacctGGGACTGGTCACAAAAGGGAAGGAGACCTGGGACTGGTcacaaaagggaaggagagagacctGGGACTGGTcacaaaagggaaggagagagacctGGGACTGGTCACAAAAGGGAAGGAGACCTGGGACTGGTcacaaaagggaaggagagagacctGGGACTGGTCACAAAAGGGAAGGAGACCTGGGACTGGTcacaaaaggaaggagagagacctGGGACTGGTCACAAAAGGGAAGGAGACCTGGGACTGGTcacaaaagggaaggagagagacctGGGACTGGTCACAAAAGGGAAGGAGACCTGGGACTGGTcacaaaagggaaggagagagacctGGGACTGGTcacaaaagggaaggagagagacctGGGACTGGTCACAAAAGGGAAGGAGACCTGGGACTGGTcacaaaagggaaggagagagacctGGGACTGGTCACAAAAGGGAAGGAGACCTGGGACTGGTcacaaaaggaaggagagagacctGGGACTGGTCACAAAAGGGAAGGAGACCTGGGACTGGTcacaaaagggaaggagagagacctGGGACTGGTCACAAAAGGGAAGGAGACCTGGGACTGGTcacaaaagggaaggagagagacctGGGACTGGTCACAAAAGGGAAGGAGACCTGGGAAGGTGCTCGGGGCCCGAAGCAACTGACGCATCCCGCGCACCTTAATCTCCATCCCCGAAAACAAACCACCCGGGACAACCGGGGAAAACAAACTAAAGGCCCTTTGTTGTGGTGTCAGGGGTACAAACGGTGCAAAAGCGGCGCGATGGTCCCGTCCCCCCGCGCTGGGGGCCGGCGCTCGGGCCGGGGCTTAGACGCTCTCCCCTCGGTTCTCCGCCTCCCCCCAGGCCCTGGAGGGACCCCGCGGCTCCCGGAGGCGCTGCTGGGCCTCCCAGGCGGCCTTGTCGAGCTCAAACTGGCGCCACTTCTCGGCCAGCTCCCGGTGCTGCTGCTCCAGGGCGAGCCTCATCTGCTCGTGGCGCTGCAGCAGCTGCGCCTCGGACTCCTGCAGCTTCTGCACCTTCTCGCGCAGCTTGAGCTCGAACACGCGCTGCATCTGCGCCTCCAGCTCCCGCATCCGCGCCGCGTGCTCCTCCCTCTGCGCCCGGGGGCTGACGAGCAGCTGGGCCCGGCTTCGGGGCCGCGTCATGGCCGCCAGCTTCCGGCTGCGGTAGTTCTCGTAGTGCACGTTGTTGGTGACGTCCTTCAGGTCCTGGGTGTGGGTTCTCATCAGCATGTTCCGGAGGATGGTGAAGTCACAGTGATCGCCGTTGTCCACTTCGGCCACGCCCCAGGGGTACTTTCTGCCCCGGACCCTGCGGCCGTCGACCTCGATGATGGTGTTGCTCCCGACCACGGCCAGCGGCAGGCGGTCCCGGATCTTCTTGACCAGCTTCTTGTCCCCCGCGTCGCCCGTGCCCGGGAACTCGTAGATCTTAATCTGATGCTCCTGGATCTCCTTCATGATGCGCTTCTTGAAGCGCTGGCACTCCTCGGGCGTCAGCGTGTCGGCTTTGGCAATAAGGGGGATGACGTTGACCTTGTCGTGCAGGCGCTTCATGAACTCCACGTCCAGCGGCTTGAGGCCGCGGCCCGAGGGGGCGAGGAAGTACAGGCAGCACTGCACCCGGTTGTCGGGCGTCTGCCGGCGGTAGACCCGCGACTCGGCGTTCAGATAGTCCTCGAACTTGCTGTCGATGTAGTCGAGGACGGGCTGCCAGCAGTTGCTGTTGTCCACCGCGTCCCCGAAGCCGGGCGTGTCCACGATGGTGAGCAGCAGCTGCCCGCCGCCTTCCTTGCGCACAACTTTGGCCTGCTCCACCAGGGCGGTCTTGTCGCTCCTGCGGGGGGGCCCCGGGGCCTCGGAAGAGTACAGGTCCGTGAGGAACAGCGAGTTGATGAACGTGGACTTGCCCAGGCCCGATTCTCCCACCACCATCAGGGTGAATTCGAAGCCCCTCTTCACCGACTTTCTGTACACCTGGTCCGGGAGATTCGCGAAGCCCACGTAGCCTTGGACGTTCTTCGCTTGAGCCATGGCGCCCCCGCCGCCGGCTCTGCTCCGCGGCCAGCCCACTGACCCGCGCCCCCTCCCCGGGGCCCTGTCTATTCTCCGACGCCACGGGCGCCCTGACGCAGCGGAGCCCGCGCCGCGCCCCAGATCCCCCTCTCGGGACTCCCGGAGCTTGCCGAGGTGATTCTTCCTCCTGCAAAGTCTCTGGCAGATGGGCTCCTGGCTCCTTTCCTCTGGGCCCGCAAGCCGGGCTGGCGAGTGCGGGCCAGTGTCGTTAAGGGGCAGCGGAGATGCCCGGAGGGCCCCGGCCCGAGTGCGTTTCTGCAGCCGCTGGGGCTACGGAGGTTATTTGCGGCCCTTTCCTTGCTTGGATTTGTCTCGGGAGTTCCTGGGGCTCTCCGCTGCCATTCTTCCCGGACGTGGCTCCTCTCCGCATCCGGAGCGTGGGGGCCACAAGCGGGAAGTTCCCGGCCAGTCTTCGTGCCCTCCGTCTCTAGGCGCGACTTTGTCAGGTCTAGATTTTAAGGCTGTAATCCCAGCCCGCTCCTCGGACCGGTTCCGACTTCCCAAAGACGCTTTTCTTGTCTGCGACCCCTTCCTTCCACGAGCCACAGGCCTTCAAAAGCCCCACTTGTACCCTTGTGGTCTCGGGTCTCCTGCCAAACACCGTCATCTTTGGTTGGAACAGCATGTTTCTGGATCCTTTCTGGCAGTGTTGGTGCCCCCATGAAGCGCCCAAAAAAGCGTCCTAGTTCCCCTGGGTGTCTGCTAGGCTGAGCCCCGGGTGGGTCTGGACACTGGCCAACTAGACACTACCTGGACACTAGACcaacagagagagaaagttgCCTTCCCTCCCAGAGAGGCGGAATGGCCAGCCACCCCTTTTCTCTGGAGCCTTACGGGCTGATCTCCCCTGGGCTGCACGGCTACTGCCTCTCCCGTTCCAGGCAAGACCCCCAGCAGCTTCCTCTCCACAGAGTCTCCAGACGATCCTGGAAAGATGGTGGGACGGGGCAGGAAATTCCCTGCAAACAGCTTCAAACAATCCTTCAAGTGGCACTTTGGAGAGGCAGAAATAAGGAAGAGGGAAGGCAAAGCCATCCTCCAGCCTGACGGGACTCCCAGAAAGACTTGCCCCATCTGGGTTTTGTGTCTGGCCAAGCTCCACACGCGTTGTCTCAACAAGCAGCAAACCTTGGGCAGCTCTGTGGGTGGCAGGAGGCCTATGGCCTCAGGAACTTTCATCCCATGGTCTCTGGGGGGCTGTTGAGGGGAGGGGCTGGCTAATCAGGGAAGACTGAGGGGTATCCCTATGCCGGTACAATGGCCAGACGTGGTCCTGAGCAGGGGAGGGGGGCTGCCCATGCGGGGAAACAGACAGACTAGCAGAGGGGCTGGGACCCCGCTCGGGGTCTGTGACAAAGAGGACAGATTGTAGTCCCTCCTGGGAGAAGAGTCACTAGTTTCCAGCCCAGCACAAAATGAGCCAGGGAAGAATGGAGGTGGGGTCCATTCTGGGGCCTGGGCAGAGAGTGTTTGCCGTTCCGCTTGCAGGGACTTGGTAGGGAGGGCTACGTCCAGGATGCAGGGGAATGCTGGGGTGATTCATAAACATGGTGGGAGCTGGAGGAGCAGCTGGCCTCGGGTCACAGCTCATTGAAAGAACCAAGATCTTCAGTGATGCTCTGAAAACTCCAAAAAACCTGGAGCCTGAGACCTCATCCCA
Proteins encoded:
- the LOC127552240 gene encoding septin-7-like, with protein sequence MAQAKNVQGYVGFANLPDQVYRKSVKRGFEFTLMVVGESGLGKSTFINSLFLTDLYSSEAPGPPRRSDKTALVEQAKVVRKEGGGQLLLTIVDTPGFGDAVDNSNCWQPVLDYIDSKFEDYLNAESRVYRRQTPDNRVQCCLYFLAPSGRGLKPLDVEFMKRLHDKVNVIPLIAKADTLTPEECQRFKKRIMKEIQEHQIKIYEFPGTGDAGDKKLVKKIRDRLPLAVVGSNTIIEVDGRRVRGRKYPWGVAEVDNGDHCDFTILRNMLMRTHTQDLKDVTNNVHYENYRSRKLAAMTRPRSRAQLLVSPRAQREEHAARMRELEAQMQRVFELKLREKVQKLQESEAQLLQRHEQMRLALEQQHRELAEKWRQFELDKAAWEAQQRLREPRGPSRAWGEAENRGESV